The DNA sequence gagtcatggtgatgatctacaggacatagaggaggagaagaagaagaaacaggagcagtgagtcatggtgatgatctacaggacatagaggaggagaaggagaagaaacaggagcagtgagtcatggtgatgatctacaggacataggagaagaagaagaaacaggagcagtgagtcatggtgatgatctacaggacatagaggagaagaagaagaagaaacaggagcagtgagtcatggtgatgatctacaggacatagaggagaagaagaagaagaaacaggagcagtgagtcacggtgatgatctacaggacatagaggaggagaagaaacaggagcagtgagtcatggtgatgatctacaggacatagaggaggagaagaagaaacaggagcagtgagtcatggtgatgatctacaggacatagaggaggagaagaagaagaagaaacaggagcagtgagtcatggtgatgatctacaggacatagaggaggagaagaagaagaaacaggagcagtgagtcatggtgatgatctacaggacatagaggagaagaagaagaaacaggagcagtgagtcatggtgatgatctacaggacataggagaagaagaagaaacaggagcagtgagtcatggtgatgatctacaggacatagaggaggagaaggagaagaaacaggagcagtgagtcatggtgatgatctacaggacataggagaagaagaagaaacaggagcagtgagtcatggtgatgatctacaggacataggagaagaagaagaaacaggagcagtgagtcatggtgatgatctacaggacatagaggagaagaagaagaaacaggagcagtgagtcatggtgatgatctacaggacatagaggaggagaagaagaagaaacaggagcagtgagtcatggtgatgatctacaggacatagaggaggagaagaagaagaaacaggagcagtgagtcatggtgatgatctacaggacatagaggaggagaaggagaagaaacaggagcagtgagtcatggtgatgatctacaggacatagaggagaagaagaaacaggagcagtgagtcatggtgatgatctacaggacatagaggaggagaagaagaagaaacaggagcagtgagtcatggtgatgatctacaggacagaggaggagaagaagaagaaacaggagcagtgagtcatggtgatgatctacaggacatagagaagaagaagaaacaggagcagtgagtcatggtgatgatctacaggacatagaggaggagaagaagaagaaacaggagcagtgagtcatggtgatgatctacaggacatagaggaggagaagaagaagaaacaggagcagtgagtcatggtgatgatctacaggacatagaggagaagaagaagaaacaggagcagtgagtcatggtgatgatctacaggacatagaggaggagaagaagaagaaacaggagcagtgagtcatggtgatgatctacaggacatagaggaggagaagaaacaggagcagtgagtcatggtgatgatctacaggacatagaggagaagaagaagaagaaacaggagcagtgagacatggtgatgatctacaggacatagaggaggagaagaagaagaaacaggagcagtgagtcatggtgatgatctacaggacatagaggaggagaagaaggagaaacaggagcagtgagtcatggtgatgatctacaggacatagaggagaagaagaagaaacaggagcagtgagtcatggtgatgatctacaggacatagaggaggagaaggagaaacaggagcagtgagtcatggtgatgatctacaggacatagagaagaagaagaaacaggagcagtgagtcatggtgatgatctacaggacatagagaagaagaagaaacaggagcagtgagtcatggtgatgatctacaggacatagaggaggagaagaagaagaaacaggagcagtgagtcatggtgatgatctacaggacatagaggagaagaagaagaaacaggagcagtgagtcatggtgatgatctacaggacatagaggaggagaagaagaaacaggagcagtgagtcatggtgatgatctacaggacatagaggagaagaagaagaaacaggagcagtgagtcatggtgatgatctacaggacatagaggaggagaagaagaagaaacaggagcagtgagtcatggtgatgatctacaggacatagaggaggagaagaaacaggagcagtgagtcatggtgatgatctacaggacatagaggagaagaaggagaaacaggagcagtgagtcatggtgatgatctacaggacatagaggagaagaagaagaaacaggagcagtgagtcatggtgatgatctacgggacatagaggaggagaaggagaagaaacaggagcagtgagtcatggtgatgatctacaggacatagaggaggagaagaagaagaagaaacaggagcagtgagtcatggtgatgatctacaggacatagaggaggagaagaagaagaaacaggagcagtgagtcatggtgatgatctacaggacatagaggaggagaagaagaagaaacaggagcagtgagtcatggtgatgatctacaggacatagaggaggagaagaagaagaaacaggagcagtgagtcatggtgatgatctacaggacatagaggaggagaaggagaagaaacaggagcagtgagtcatggtgatgatctacaggacatagaggaggagaaggagaagaaacaggagcagtgagtcatggtgatgatctacaggacatagaggagaagaagaagaaacaggagcagtgagtcatggtgatgatctacaggacatagaggaggagaagaagaaacaggagcagtgagtcatggtgatgatctacaggacatagaggaggagaagaagaagaaacaggagcagtgagtcatggtgatgatctacaggacatagaggagaagaagaagaaacaggagcagtgagtcatggtgatgatctacaggacatagaggagaagaagaagaagaaacaggagcagtgagtcatggtgatgatctacaggacatagaggaggagaagaaacaggagcagtgagtcatggtgatgatctacaggacatagaggaggagaagaagaaacaggagcagtgagtcatggtgatgatctacaggacatagaggaggagaagaaacaggagcagtgagtcatggtgatgatctacaggacatagaggaggagaagaagaagaaacaggagcagtgagtcatggtgatgatctacaggacatagaggaggagaagaaacaggagcagtgagtcatggtgatgatctacaggacatagaggagaagaagaagaaacaggagcagtgagtcatggtgatgatctacaggacatagaggaggagaagaaacaggagcagtgagtcatggtgatgatctacaggacatagaggaggagaagaagaagaaacaggagcagtgagtcatggtgatgatctacaggacatagaggaggagaagaagaagaagaaacaggagcagtgagtcatggtgatgatctacaggacatagaggaggagaagaagaagaagaaacaggagcagtgagtcatggtgatgatctacaggacatagaggaggagaagaagaagaaacaggagcagtgagtcatggtgatgatctacgggacatagaggaggagaagaagaagaaacaggagcagtgagtcatggtgatgatctacaggacatagaggaggagaagaagaagaaacaggagcagtgagtcatggtgatgatctacaggacagaggaggagaagaagaagaaacaggagcagtgagtcatggtgatgatctacaggacatagaggagaagaaggagaagaaacaggagcagtgagtcatggtgatgatctacaggacatagaggaggagaagaagaagaaacaggagcagtgagtcatggtgatgatctacaggacatagaggaggagaagaaacaggagcagtgagtcatggtgatgatctacaggacatagaggaggagaagaagaagaaacaggagcagtgagtcatggtgatgatctacaggacatagaggagaagaaggagaagaaacaggagcagtgagtcatggtgatgatctacaggacatagaggaggagaaggagaagaaacaggagcagtgagtcatggtgatgatctacaggacatagagaagaagaaggagaagaaacaggagcagtgagtcatggtgatgatctacaggacatagaggagaagaagaagaaggaagaggTGGCTCTGACAGGTGTGGCCTCTGATAGGCTGATGAGCTCACCTTGCTGAAGGACACCTGCTCCTGACAGATGGGGCAGCTGTGAGTCAGGAACTTAAGGGCTAATGGGAAATCTCTGTTGAGTTGGACCGCCTCCATGACATCACCTGGGCTGAAGCTCCTCCCCTCCATGGTCATCAGAGACAGGTAGATGGCTGCCTTGTCTGGAGGAAGACGGGCCGCCATCTGAAATGTTAAGAGGAAGAAGATAGATATTAGACCACCTGAGACCTGCTTAGACCACCTGAGACCTGCTGAGACCGAACCGGATTCGTGCCATTTAAAGTGGATCGGTTGTTATTTTAATGGATATGAGTGATTAATGTGCATGCTGTGTCCACCATGACGTTACTAGCACAAGGACTGTTGCTTTTGCTGATAATCTGGATGCTGCTGGGAACAACCCAAACACTCTCAGGCAATGTAGGCGAGTTGCCATTGTGGCTCGAGACCCGAGTATTGGTGTGTACATCAGTGACCGCTATTGTAGGAACTACATTGTGAGAGAGTCTGTATGTAACGCTGATGTTGAGCTGCCTCTCACTGAGACCCTTTTACCTTCCAAGAGAGTTTGGGAACTACACAattaactcggccattctggatgtcactaactcggcttcttctccggagcctttgtgctccactgtctctcagattaactcatatcacagcggtgcctggacagcgtgacgtgtgtggttgtgctgctgccgtggtcctgccagatgcctcctgctgctgctgctgccatcattagtcattagtcatacttctactgttattatacacatatgattattgtcacacatgtatactgccagatattaatacatactttcaacatattgtaccacagtagccagaactataactataatattattactttcaataatgttgttgtaagctactgtcattacctgcatctttctctctctctctctctctctctctctctctctctctctctcattgtgtcatgtggattactgttaatttatcatgctgatctgttctgtacgacatctattgcacgtctgtccgtcctggaagagggatccctcctcagttgctcttcctgaggtttctaccgttttttccccgttaaagggttttttggggagtttttcctgatcagctgtgagggtcataaggacagagggatgtcgtatgctgtaaagccctgtgaggcaaattgtgattgtgatattgggctttataaataaaactgattgaaagTGAGACCCACTGAGAACACCTAAGACCTGCTGACCCATTTGTCCTCCTCACCTTGGCGTGTTCCTCTCCAGCTGCAGGTTCTGACTGAATTCTCTGAGTCCCAAGACCCTGATGCAGTCCAGCTGCTGGTCCAGGACCTGTGTCGTGACCATCTCTGGCTGCCTCTGATTGGACTGTCTGTACTGGTGACCCATCCTGCTGGTCTCTGCTGGACTCTGTGTCCAGCCTCAGAGCTCCCATCCTCCTACTGAGGGGGTCTGCAGGGGCCACACCTGTGGAGACCAGGACCAGGTGGAGTCAGGCAGGAGTCTGTGCACCTGTTCTGCAGTGTTTGGGACTGGTTACAGTTATAATTAACATCACTACCCAGCAGTCAGCAGGACGGAGATTCAGACTGTGCAGGTCTGCCTCAGTCTGGATCAGGTGTCTCAcctgaggagggggaggagctcaGGAATGggttgttgtggttgttggaggaggaagataaaggAGGAGGCGCACTGAAGTCGATCCCCAGCAGCTCCTCAGTGTACGACCTCCTCACCCTCACCTCCTTGCTCTGCTCCCATTGGCTGGCTGCAACAGAGGGGGAGGGGCTTCGTCGGGTCACTTTAGAGACAAACACACGTCACATTTAGCTGAGCCCAGGATCATGACAGGAAGTTTACCTTTCAGTCCAGACAGGCGGGAGGAGGTGAGGGGGAGGTGGTGGCTCTTTGAAAAGGAGGAGGTGATAGAGGAGGTGAtggcggaggaggaggtgatggaggtGGGAGGATGAATGCTGCAGGAGGAGAACACTAAGATATAAAACCTTCCTTATAACCAAGAGCTGTTATTGATTATTACCAATAACCATGAGCTTGGAGACCACACCTTCCAGCTAACACTGACACCTGCACACCTGCAGGGGGCGGAGCTTGGACTGGAGACCTGGCATACAGGGGTGTGTCCCTCTGGAAGGCCCGCCTCATCTCTGACACAAGCAGTGACAGGTTGGACACGCcctaacaggaagtgacatacaCAACATTGTTATGATCTCAACTGATTGATTTTAACCAGGCTAATGCTACATGCTAACCACAGCTAATGTTCAACTGCTGACTAACCAGGCTAATGCTACATGCTAACCACAGCTAATATTCAACTGCTGACTAACCAGGCTAATGCTACATGCTAACCACAGCTAATGTTCAACTGCTGACTAACCAGGCTAATGTTACATGCTAACCACAGCTAATGTTCAACTGCTGACTAACCAGACTAATGCTACATGCTAACCACAGCTTCAATTCAACTGCTGACTAATCAGACTAATGCTACATGCTAACCACAGCTTCAATTCAACTGCTGACTAACCAGGCTAATGCTACATGCTAACCACAGCTTCAATTCAACTGCTGACTAACCAGGCTTGTCTGACTGAGCATACTCAGCGGGCCTTACATGAGTCCAATTTTTCAGTCCGTCCAGACTGATGTTGCCGGAGGCGTCTACACAGGAACAGGATGGGTTGATCACCatggagacagagggacagacgaAACAGCGAGGTCTGGACACCGGGTGGGTCTCATGAAGCCAGATACACACTGGGATATTATACTCACTTcctgtaaagaaaacacaagacttaaagagtcaacattttgaaaaaacaaaacaaacaaacaaaaaaagagatgtcTTCTTGCGGACATACATGACTGTCAGAGAAGCCCCGTTTACAAACAGACCTACaatccatctcctctctctctctcttctcagcGGAGGGTGACCTGTCAGCCCTGCACTGACAGTGACAGGGCGCATCTCTTTGATCTGAAGTGACACAGAGCGTTTGCTCATGGTTCGGGGTCGTTCAATAGAGTAActgcaaataaatattgttttaatgtgtaactaCTGAAATGTTCACAAGGGCTTTCATAAATTCCTACAATGTTGCAGCACTGCCGCCTTTGCAGGTTAAAAGTTAATGACAGCGACTTGAAGTGAGGAGGAGCAACACATCTCCGGCTTGTCAGCGCAGCTGTGTCGGTACAGACACACTCACTTTTGCATGTGatgcaaaatatgaaaataacgTGGTAGTGATCGACGTAAGACACGTGCCAAGGACGTAACTGGGTCTACAGCTGCCTCcgtctcactcagactcaccctgggtctacAGCTGCCTGTACCGAAGAGCAGCATGAAAGAGAggagtgctcactctgcagctaaatctggggaaCTAAATGTTGCACGCTGACTGataacaaaacaatgacaaaaaaaagaggaaagaacGACATCTCAACTtgaagcagacagacaaacgGACATACAGACtacagatggacagacggacagtGACTGTTTGGTTGTCAGAGTCTCACCTTCGTAGAGAACAGGAAGTGTCCCCGCCAGGTAAACgagcttcttcttctctttgttGGGGAAACCTGTCAGAGGACACGTTACCTTCAGGTCTGTTCATCAGCCACCATTGTTCAGCTGTTCTTACAGCAACAGGAAGTTAGTTATTGTTTCTGTCAGCTGATTGGCTGCTCACCAGCACggtcagcagtgacagtacctgttcttctctgtgttcttcACCCCTCTGCACACGGACACGTGAAAAACATACATGTagttttcttcagtatcaaaATCATGTGATGGTTGTCTGAACACCAccgcagacagacagaagcttATCTGTTCTGCGTCTGCAACATTAGTCTGCAGCAGGGATGTCACAATACCAAAAATTCAATAGTCGGTGCTGATACCAGTAAAATCACACGATTCTTGATACCAAAGTCGATACcacggcaaaaaaaaaaaaaaaaaatcctaagatCCCATGTACTTAAACAAGAAATAAttcattaaaatatttgcaaataaaataacatttctatCAACAGATTGATATCACGTATATACAGGGGTGAAAGTAGTTTTAAATTCTTGCTGGTACTATTACCAAAACCTTCATTGCTTCGTATTGTTCAGCTCTCCTCGCTTCacgcatttttaaaaagcaaagtcaaaaaccaaacaaacaaacaaaaacatttcaatattttactgtacCTGTATGGAGCAGAaagaaattagaaacacttcacAACGTGTATAGTAGAATATTTGTTGTAATGTTTAGGGTGCTGGTGTGTATGAAATCTTCATGAACACTTAAACccatgcatgtcatttttttcttttcgtcTTTACCTATTTTTCGTTGTAaaaaacactgatcaacatctgcaataaactaaatatttaatatttaaatatttactattTAAATCACGCTGACAGCGTTTGAGCCGACCACAATAATGTGTGTAGTTTCATTGGTTTCATTCATTGTTTGTCCTGTCCCAGTTCAAACGGCGTTTTTTGACGTCCGTGGTCCAGTTGTGGGAAAAACAAACGTCCCAGTACAATAAATCAAACGCACCCTAACCACTGTGTTTCAGAAGTAGACGCGCATGCGCAGTCACGTACTGCTGAGAGTGAAGTCCCTGATCATTAGCTCACACGCAGCTGGTTCAAGCTGTTCTCCGtgttgttgaaattaaacaaagtAACATGGAACATATCTGCTTATTATGCTACTGATTTTAACTGATGAGCTGAATGACATTTAACGGAGTGTTACACGTCTGGAAGGCTGGGCTCATAGGAGACCACCGGACTCTCTCCCAGGGGAGGGgctgggggagagagggagatggacCAAAACACAGCACGGACGGTTCAGAAGCaattaataaacagacaaagtggTGTTTACAACTGCATATATTGCTAGCAGATCTATTTCTGGCCTAAAGTGCGGCCGTGGCTGGTTCTGAATGTGGGCTTTAGCAGGCAGccgctctctcctcttcctggaACCAGTAAAAGATTCAGTGGCGGTACGCAGTACCGGACCGTACCAGCTTACTTTCAAGCTTTCTTGCTTCTGCCATTCTTTTGCGTGTAGGTATGCCATGTGTAGTTCTACTTCCTCGTCACCCCTCGCACTGAATGTAGGCATGGACTGCAGTCGAGAAGTCCCTCCTATCGTCTTTTCCTAACCACTTTTCCTTGACCTCGATGGAAAACGTCACAAGGTCAAGGGAAGATGTGAAGGAGAATTCATAAGGACTTAGGAAAAGACAACTGTGGTGCTGAGAGAATCCAACTGCACTTACATTGGGCTACGTAATGATGCGACGGCGGATGTTATTGACGTGggtctgctgtggtgaaactaCAATGTGCTGAAGATGGACTACAAAAAGCATCTGAGATAATGCACCCCGTACGTTCTCATCGTGTTTTTCACGCAGGATAAATAAATGTGGACAACGCGGTGAAAgatattatttaattactaaggtcagaattgaatttaaaaaaggaaaaaaaggagtaTAAGCTGCCAGCCacaaactgaaatgaaattGTCACATTGATCATGTTTGCTCACACTCACCCATCTGAATCCCAATTATTATATGAATACTGCAAGTATAAGCTCAAGCAGATATCTTTTAACATTACAGTCTCTTGTATAGTGCCCAATTCTCTCTTTTTGTTATGATCCTTCCACTGTAGCTCTGCAGGGAAACACTTACACTACAAAAAATGAGTATTGCCGTTTTTGTCTGCAGCaactgtctgcagctgtctaCAGTTGTCTgcatctgcagctgtctgcagcACCTGTCTGCAGCCGTCTGCAGCACCTGTCTGCAGCacctgtctgcagctgtctgcagcACCTGTCTGCAGCACCTGTCTGCAGTTGTCTgcatctgcagctgtctgcagcACCTGTCTGCAGCacctgtctgcagctgtctgcatctgcagctgtctgcagcACCTGTCTGCATAGCAGCTGTCTGTGGCACCTGACTGCAGCACCTGTCTGTAGACACAGAACATTCTCATGTTATTGTAGAGTGTCAGATTTACGAATGTTCTCTTGGTGTGAACAGTCGGTTCGTGCCAGACTCCATGGAAGCATTATACTTCCTTTTTACATCATCTCAAGGATCATGGGAACTGTAGTCctaagaggacagagggagtgGGGGTCAGGTGTCtctatgtttttgtctttgaggGAACCAGAGTGTttgatggatgaatgaatgaatgttcatGTACTCACAGTAAAAATCAACGTAGAGACGAAGATCAGAGAACAGAGAACGAACCCTCTGAAGATCTGACAGAGTTTCACCTGGATACCTGTACTGAcactgagaggaggaggaagaggaggagaggagaggaggaggaggaggaggaggaggaggacacgggagtagaggaagaggaggaggagaggagacagtaGCAGCAGTCGGTTagctactgttttttttgttatgttttttagCATtgagctaactaagctaacgcCTCTGAATGGATCTTCCCTGTTAGCTTCGCTGGCTAGCCGGTTAGCAGCGGCTCAGATGACACgtcatgttgttgtttaatggaataaagtttgattttgaATTTAAAGTGAAGGTTACAGGTGTGTCCTCACCTCCGTCAGAGTCCGCAGCTCCGCCTCAGCGCCGACCTTCGGCATCTtaccccaaaactcaccaaCTTACTGCAAAcaggctaactgctaacagactGCCGTTTATTTAAACATGATGGACACACCCACGTCCGCTTCCagcttttcaaagtaaaagcacgAACATCTTGCCACAACAGAAATATATAACCTATGATCTATAATCTATAGCCTATGATCTGTAATTTCTATCAGAGAAGATGTTTGATTATTTTCTATgtgatgaataaaaatgaatcagTGTAACATCATATTTCCGATTTCTGAGTCTGAAAAGTACCAAaatttgtgtgtctttataAACTGGAGACTGAAACACTGAGACATCACTTCGTCCTTACTCAGTGATTGGTCAGCTGTGTGGAGGTGATGTCACTTAATATTAATAACCACTAAAAATCTGTTCTGATAAACACCTGTTtacttttcacaataaaaccaCGACTGTGACTTTACAcgtttaataatgataataataaaaataaaggccGCACGCTGGTgcaacatgttctccccgtgtcagcgtgggtttcctccaggtgctctgacatgttctccccgtgtcagcgtgggtttcctccaggtgctccgacatgttctccctgtgtcagcgtgggtttcctccaggtgctctgacatgttctccctgtgtcagcgtgggtttcctccaggtgctctgacatgttctccccgtgtcagcgtgggtttcctccaggtgctccgacatgttctccctgtgtcagcgtgggtttcctccaggtgctctgacatgttctccctgtgtcagcgtgggtttcctccaggtgctctgacatgttctccctgtgtcagcgtgggtttcctccaggtgctctgacatgttctccccgtgtcagtgtgggtttcctccaggtgctctgacatgttctccctgtgtcagcgtgggtttcctccaggtgctctgacatgttctccccgtgtcagtgtgggtttcctccaggtgctctgacatgttctccctgtgtcagccctgtgatagtctggtgacctgtccagggtgaaccctgcctctcacccagtgtcagctgggataggctccacccccctgtgacccgtaaaaggataagcggttacagaaaatggatggatgataacaaataataataataactcatGTGTTCACTATGGCTTCTTAATTCAATAATCCATCACACAGTTTCTCTgatttcttctgttgtttgttatagttttgttgcttttctgtaCTGTTCTGTTGGAGTTATTGTTTCATTACTGTGTTGTAAAATGACCTTattttttaattctcatttaaaatattgtgaaaattaggcctatcctgacccgaaaagatgcagaaaaattggtccatgcttttgt is a window from the Epinephelus fuscoguttatus linkage group LG15, E.fuscoguttatus.final_Chr_v1 genome containing:
- the si:dkey-181m9.8 gene encoding E3 ubiquitin-protein ligase RNF31 isoform X3, which gives rise to MPKVGAEAELRTLTECQYRYPGETLSDLQRVRSLFSDLRLYVDFYCFPNKEKKKLVYLAGTLPVLYEGSEYNIPVCIWLHETHPVSRPRCFVCPSVSMVINPSCSCVDASGNISLDGLKNWTHGVSNLSLLVSEMRRAFQRDTPLYARSPVQAPPPAGVQVSVLAGSIHPPTSITSSSAITSSITSSFSKSHHLPLTSSRLSGLKASQWEQSKEVRVRRSYTEELLGIDFSAPPPLSSSSNNHNNPFLSSSPSSGVAPADPLSRRMGALRLDTESSRDQQDGSPVQTVQSEAARDGHDTGPGPAAGLHQGLGTQRIQSEPAAGEEHAKMAARLPPDKAAIYLSLMTMEGRSFSPGDVMEAVQLNRDFPLALKFLTHSCPICQEQVSFSKRRASISWFVLSVVDLRSKVREGWNTSTCWTHRFVTSCHLKSTNSSKGNSEIELCRKCRTSAGALMSEPPQTNVVLCLQWSPQHQGLSCHQFRVWQQQNQPDHHTSTTTTLLSYNSIECPNCQFVFSLSKGGCLHFTCSQCQHQFCGGCSQPFSPGSACRFSADCGTKGLHAHHPRDCLYHLRDWSVPRLHLLLQYYRVSPTWLELANNSSAGSSQTGLCLVLELRDDGGRREEPCGRLALPEYRGYCQMHYKERLVELINRCCADPAVLFSPAEMMAELQRWNVAMPTRKPEEPEPLYTHRLRLTLTNSVPLRKPPSFLLKLNNDL
- the si:dkey-181m9.8 gene encoding E3 ubiquitin-protein ligase RNF31 isoform X2, translated to MPKVGAEAELRTLTECQYRYPGETLSDLQRVRSLFSDLRLYVDFYCFPNKEKKKLVYLAGTLPVLYEGSEYNIPVCIWLHETHPVSRPRCFVCPSVSMVINPSCSCVDASGNISLDGLKNWTHGVSNLSLLVSEMRRAFQRDTPLYARSPVQAPPPAGVQVSVLAGSIHPPTSITSSSAITSSITSSFSKSHHLPLTSSRLSGLKASQWEQSKEVRVRRSYTEELLGIDFSAPPPLSSSSNNHNNPFLSSSPSSGVAPADPLSRRMGALRLDTESSRDQQDGSPVQTVQSEAARDGHDTGPGPAAGLHQGLGTQRIQSEPAAGEEHAKMAARLPPDKAAIYLSLMTMEGRSFSPGDVMEAVQLNRDFPLALKFLTHSCPICQEQVSFSKIITMTHCSCFLCQTCFKTFFSSAIKEKSIDQLVCPQCGRPEVKGQGGMEYFNLLDTQIRHFLPPEIHELFQRKLRDRALQEMPNFRWCSHCSFGMLHEADRLRMDCPSCKKSTCCQCRSPWSPQHQGLSCHQFRVWQQQNQPDHHTSTTTTLLSYNSIECPNCQFVFSLSKGGCLHFTCSQCQHQFCGGCSQPFSPGSACRFSADCGTKGLHAHHPRDCLYHLRDWSVPRLHLLLQYYRVSPTWLELANNSSAGSSQTGLCLVLELRDDGGRREEPCGRLALPEYRGYCQMHYKERLVELINRCCADPAVLFSPAEMMAELQRWNVAMPTRKPEEPEPLYTHRLRLTLTNSVPLRKPPSFLLKLNNDL
- the si:dkey-181m9.8 gene encoding uncharacterized protein si:dkey-181m9.8 isoform X4; amino-acid sequence: MPKVGAEAELRTLTECQYRYPGETLSDLQRVRSLFSDLRLYVDFYCFPNKEKKKLVYLAGTLPVLYEGSEYNIPVCIWLHETHPVSRPRCFVCPSVSMVINPSCSCVDASGNISLDGLKNWTHGVSNLSLLVSEMRRAFQRDTPLYARSPVQAPPPAGVQVSVLAGSIHPPTSITSSSAITSSITSSFSKSHHLPLTSSRLSGLKASQWEQSKEVRVRRSYTEELLGIDFSAPPPLSSSSNNHNNPFLSSSPSSGVAPADPLSRRMGALRLDTESSRDQQDGSPVQTVQSEAARDGHDTGPGPAAGLHQGLGTQRIQSEPAAGEEHAKMAARLPPDKAAIYLSLMTMEGRSFSPGDVMEAVQLNRDFPLALKFLTHSCPICQEQVSFSKIITMTHCSCFLCQTCFKTFFSSAIKEKSIDQLVCPQCGRPEVKGQGGMEYFNLLDTQIRHFLPPEIHELFQRKLRDRALQEMPNFRWCSHCSFGMLHEADRLRMDCPSCKKSTCCQCRSPVRTTHTCLSDHRSEPPQTNVVLCLQWSPQHQGLSCHQFRVWQQQNQPDHHTSTTTTLLSYNSIECPNCQFVFSLSKGGCLHFTCSQCQHQFCGGCSQPFSPGSACRFSADCGTKGLHAHHPRDCLYHLRDWSVPRLHLLLQYYRVSPTWLELANNSSAGSSQTEMTAAGGRSRADDWRYLSTEDTARCIIRSVWWS